One Alicyclobacillus acidoterrestris DNA window includes the following coding sequences:
- the cls gene encoding cardiolipin synthase produces the protein MIVIHLIYYLIFAVDLLTAFTIIFLERQNAAVTWAWLMVLLFIPIIGFLLYVFLGPHLGRIRVYKVKRHNRLLIEGLAAYQKARIETGQVVYKDPMTHHYRDLIYMNLVSSYGFFTQDNEMQIFTEGHQKFTALLNDIRNAKHHVHLEYYILRSDHLGKQLLDALVEKAKSGVTVRLLYDAVGSTWTKRSFFQPLVEAGGQVAAFFPSRIPFMNFRMNHRNHRKLAIIDGVYGYIGGFNIGDEYLGLNKRFGAWRDTHLRVEGSAVLEMQAMFYLDWNYAASAPMPIDASYFRVKDYTGDVGMQIISSGPNSEVEQIRNAYIKMIHAGKHHIYIQTPYFVPDESLLTALKTAALAGVDVRIMLPSKPDHRVVYWASRFYLGELLAVGVKCYLYTKGFLHAKTVVVDGHIASVGTANIDIRSFKLNFEANAMIYSTTAVAQLEQIFEEDLSYCEELTMERYRGRSRVEKIAESCARLVSPIL, from the coding sequence ATGATTGTCATTCATTTGATATATTATCTGATATTTGCTGTCGACTTGCTCACCGCTTTTACAATTATTTTTCTCGAACGACAAAATGCGGCGGTCACGTGGGCATGGCTCATGGTTTTGCTGTTTATCCCCATTATCGGGTTTTTACTGTACGTGTTTTTGGGACCGCATCTTGGACGCATTCGCGTGTATAAAGTCAAGCGCCACAATCGGCTGCTGATTGAGGGACTGGCGGCTTACCAGAAGGCGCGCATTGAGACGGGGCAAGTGGTTTACAAAGATCCGATGACGCATCACTATCGGGACTTAATCTACATGAATTTGGTGAGCAGCTACGGCTTCTTCACGCAAGATAACGAGATGCAGATCTTTACAGAGGGTCACCAAAAGTTCACGGCTTTATTGAATGACATCCGAAATGCTAAGCATCACGTGCATTTGGAGTACTATATTTTGCGCAGTGACCACTTGGGCAAACAGCTGTTGGACGCGTTGGTCGAAAAGGCAAAGTCGGGCGTGACGGTTCGATTGCTGTACGATGCGGTGGGGAGTACTTGGACGAAAAGGTCGTTTTTTCAACCGCTGGTCGAAGCTGGGGGCCAAGTTGCGGCGTTTTTCCCATCGCGAATCCCGTTCATGAATTTCCGGATGAATCACCGTAACCATCGAAAGCTCGCGATTATTGACGGCGTGTATGGATATATTGGCGGGTTTAACATTGGCGATGAGTATCTTGGCCTCAACAAACGGTTTGGCGCATGGCGCGACACGCATTTGCGGGTGGAAGGCAGTGCCGTGTTAGAGATGCAGGCGATGTTTTATCTAGACTGGAACTATGCTGCAAGTGCCCCAATGCCCATTGACGCCAGTTACTTTCGCGTGAAGGACTATACCGGCGACGTGGGGATGCAAATTATCTCCAGTGGCCCCAACAGTGAAGTTGAACAAATCCGCAACGCCTATATTAAAATGATTCATGCAGGTAAACACCACATTTACATTCAGACACCGTACTTTGTGCCGGATGAAAGTCTCTTGACTGCGCTAAAAACTGCCGCATTGGCGGGTGTGGACGTTCGGATTATGCTGCCGTCGAAGCCGGATCACCGAGTGGTTTACTGGGCGTCGAGATTTTACCTTGGGGAATTGCTCGCAGTGGGTGTAAAGTGTTATCTGTACACGAAAGGCTTCCTGCATGCCAAGACCGTCGTGGTGGATGGCCATATTGCGTCGGTCGGAACGGCCAATATCGATATTCGGAGTTTTAAATTGAACTTTGAAGCCAATGCAATGATTTATAGCACGACGGCCGTGGCACAGCTGGAGCAGATTTTTGAGGAGGACTTATCGTACTGCGAGGAGTTGACAATGGAGCGCTATCGCGGTCGTTCCCGCGTCGAGAAGATTGCCGAGTCGTGTGCCCGTCTCGTGTCGCCGATTTTATAG